The Virgibacillus phasianinus genome includes a window with the following:
- a CDS encoding uracil-DNA glycosylase, whose translation MVQEILANDWKLLLGDEFKKPYYLDLRSFLKDEYLDREQTVHPKMDDIFNALHFTPFHHVKVVILGQDPYHGPGQAHGLSFSVNPGVAVPPSLRNIFKEMKDDIGCSMPKDGYLANWTKQGVLLLNTVLTVREGQVHSHQGMGWEKFTDRVITALNEKETPVVYILWGRAAQNKQVLIDTAKHYVIKAPHPSPLSAHRGFFGSKPFSKTNKLLKEIGHEEINWCM comes from the coding sequence ATGGTGCAGGAGATTTTGGCGAATGATTGGAAATTGTTATTGGGTGATGAATTTAAGAAACCATATTATTTGGACTTGCGTTCTTTTTTGAAAGATGAATATCTGGACCGGGAGCAGACTGTACATCCCAAGATGGATGACATTTTTAATGCACTGCACTTTACCCCTTTTCATCATGTGAAGGTGGTTATTCTTGGGCAGGATCCATATCATGGACCGGGTCAGGCGCATGGACTGAGCTTTTCTGTGAACCCGGGCGTTGCTGTGCCGCCATCGCTCAGGAATATTTTTAAGGAAATGAAGGATGACATTGGCTGTTCCATGCCTAAAGATGGCTACCTAGCTAATTGGACAAAACAGGGAGTGTTATTGCTGAATACCGTGCTGACTGTAAGGGAAGGACAGGTCCACTCGCATCAGGGAATGGGATGGGAGAAATTCACCGATCGCGTGATTACTGCATTAAATGAAAAGGAAACACCAGTAGTCTACATATTATGGGGACGCGCCGCACAAAACAAGCAAGTACTAATTGATACAGCCAAACATTATGTAATTAAGGCACCGCATCCAAGTCCGCTATCCGCACATCGCGGCTTTTTTGGCAGTAAGCCTTTCTCCAAAACTAATAAACTGTTAAAAGAAATTGGACATGAAGAAATTAATTGGTGCATGTAA
- a CDS encoding alpha/beta fold hydrolase: MFAKINGTRIYFDVEGREQVYDGEAWRKKPVCFILHGGPGGEHTIFQSFLTPLSKYMQLVYIDQRGCGLSDRGPTSTYTVENNVEDLEALRLYLGLEKIILFGHSYGGMLAQSYALRYPDSVSGLFLIATTPSHHFAELAQQKLEENGTEEQKKYAKLMFEGAIKTEKEMAEYWVVMDSLYSYSSRGKVKTEEEKKAIAKERSTFNWSVANAGQEFIATFDFVDQLSEITCPTLVAGGHFDWVCPVEYSVLMAEKIPDSELVIFEKSSHNIFVDEYETFNAEVSSFVQRRLGELL, translated from the coding sequence ATGTTCGCAAAAATTAATGGCACGCGTATTTACTTTGACGTGGAAGGGAGAGAACAGGTGTATGACGGAGAGGCATGGAGGAAAAAGCCTGTTTGCTTTATCCTTCATGGAGGACCTGGAGGTGAACATACAATATTTCAATCATTTCTTACACCATTGTCCAAATATATGCAGTTGGTATATATTGATCAGCGCGGGTGTGGTCTATCCGACCGGGGACCGACATCGACTTACACAGTTGAAAATAACGTTGAAGATTTGGAAGCACTTCGATTATATTTAGGTCTGGAAAAGATTATCTTATTTGGACATTCTTATGGAGGGATGCTTGCTCAAAGTTATGCACTCCGATACCCTGACAGCGTATCCGGGCTTTTCCTTATCGCTACAACACCAAGCCATCACTTTGCGGAACTGGCACAACAGAAATTAGAGGAAAACGGGACAGAGGAGCAGAAAAAATATGCCAAGCTAATGTTTGAGGGAGCTATTAAGACCGAAAAAGAAATGGCGGAATATTGGGTTGTGATGGATTCGCTTTATTCTTATTCATCGAGAGGAAAAGTGAAAACAGAAGAAGAAAAAAAGGCAATCGCGAAAGAAAGGTCGACTTTTAATTGGTCAGTAGCAAATGCAGGACAAGAGTTCATAGCAACATTTGACTTCGTTGATCAATTAAGTGAAATTACATGCCCTACATTAGTTGCTGGGGGCCACTTTGATTGGGTTTGCCCAGTAGAGTACTCCGTGCTTATGGCAGAAAAAATTCCTGACAGTGAGTTAGTAATCTTTGAAAAAAGCAGCCATAACATATTTGTGGATGAATATGAAACGTTTAACGCGGAAGTCTCCTCATTTGTTCAAAGAAGATTAGGGGAGCTATTATAG
- a CDS encoding aminopeptidase C has translation MTNEIVSQKEIALQMVKSFSNKIQENPQNQIIKHAMMKNGIQGSIENKASSVAMNHVFSEEIKTGKVTNQQQSGRCWMFAALNTFNHRLNDIFNLKDFELSQNYTNFWDKFEKANYFLENVLETADEPLDGRLVSWILATPQQDGGQWDMLVSLIDKYGIVPKQVMPETFHSSKSSELNNLLDAKLREDASKLRELHKEGTDLQEVKEAMLSEIYTILVYALGEPPQTFDFEFRDEDNVFHREEGITPQEFYQKYVGLNLDDYVSIINAPTADKPYGKTYTVERLGNVIGGAPIKYLNVDMETLKELAVEQIKDNESVWFGCDVGQDSNRKDGIMDSSIYDYENAFGFPIHLSKADRLDYHDGMLTHAMVLTGVNLVNGKPNRWKVENSWGEKVGNKGYFVMSDNWMNDYTYQVVVHKKYLSEGLRKAWEQEPITLKPWDPMGSLAMMK, from the coding sequence ATGACAAATGAAATAGTTTCACAGAAGGAAATAGCTTTACAGATGGTAAAATCCTTCTCCAATAAAATTCAGGAGAATCCTCAAAATCAGATTATCAAGCATGCCATGATGAAAAATGGAATTCAGGGATCGATTGAAAACAAAGCATCTTCGGTTGCAATGAATCACGTATTTTCCGAGGAAATTAAGACTGGGAAAGTGACAAATCAACAGCAAAGCGGACGCTGCTGGATGTTCGCTGCACTAAATACGTTCAATCACAGGTTAAATGATATCTTCAACCTGAAGGACTTTGAGCTGTCACAGAATTATACAAACTTCTGGGATAAATTTGAAAAGGCGAATTACTTCTTGGAAAATGTCCTGGAGACTGCTGATGAACCGCTTGATGGCCGACTGGTTTCATGGATTTTAGCAACGCCCCAGCAGGACGGTGGGCAATGGGATATGCTGGTTTCACTGATTGATAAGTATGGTATTGTGCCAAAACAAGTAATGCCAGAGACTTTTCACAGCAGCAAATCTAGTGAACTAAACAATCTGCTGGACGCAAAGCTGCGGGAAGATGCTAGTAAACTACGCGAGCTACATAAAGAAGGAACAGATTTGCAAGAGGTCAAAGAAGCAATGCTGTCCGAGATTTATACGATTCTTGTTTATGCGCTTGGTGAACCGCCACAGACATTTGACTTTGAATTCCGGGATGAAGATAACGTCTTCCACCGCGAAGAAGGAATTACGCCACAGGAATTTTATCAAAAATACGTGGGATTAAATCTGGATGATTATGTGAGCATTATCAATGCTCCGACAGCGGATAAACCATATGGTAAAACGTATACGGTCGAGCGGCTTGGCAATGTGATTGGAGGCGCGCCGATCAAGTATTTGAACGTGGATATGGAAACGTTAAAAGAACTGGCTGTCGAGCAGATTAAGGATAATGAAAGTGTCTGGTTCGGCTGTGACGTTGGTCAGGATTCCAATCGCAAGGACGGGATCATGGATTCATCCATCTATGATTACGAGAATGCGTTCGGATTTCCTATCCATCTGTCAAAAGCGGACCGCCTTGACTACCACGACGGCATGCTGACACATGCAATGGTTCTGACTGGAGTCAACCTTGTGAACGGCAAGCCGAATAGATGGAAGGTCGAGAATAGCTGGGGTGAAAAGGTAGGAAATAAGGGATATTTCGTGATGAGTGATAATTGGATGAATGATTATACATACCAAGTCGTCGTTCATAAAAAATATCTCTCCGAAGGGTTGAGGAAAGCCTGGGAACAGGAACCAATTACTCTTAAACCATGGGATCCAATGGGGTCTTTAGCGATGATGAAATAA
- a CDS encoding plasmid pRiA4b ORF-3 family protein, whose amino-acid sequence MKAYQIKIELIGSEPLIWRRVIMPAGATFHRLHSIIQTVTNFQSYYTDVYYHLFSFDLPGDNIRVTNDEQAYQEHQHFKKNRKEIEKKMMKDVPPEFAGAQEAQLANLRTVIRKPTGIKIDTYIEKYGSIYYTYDFGDDWQFLITLEEVTEDYPYGYPTLLDGAENAPPEDVGGLPGYYEFLNIYHNDNHPEHKEIRAWADDQNYRDYDKDFINRMLKFSKYKKNEK is encoded by the coding sequence ATGAAGGCCTACCAAATCAAAATCGAATTAATTGGGTCAGAACCTTTAATTTGGCGGCGGGTAATAATGCCAGCTGGAGCAACGTTTCATAGACTACATAGCATTATTCAAACGGTGACTAATTTCCAAAGTTATTATACAGATGTATATTATCATCTTTTTTCATTCGATTTACCAGGTGACAATATTAGGGTTACGAATGATGAGCAAGCCTATCAGGAACATCAGCATTTTAAGAAAAATCGTAAGGAAATAGAGAAGAAAATGATGAAGGATGTTCCCCCGGAATTTGCAGGAGCTCAAGAGGCACAGCTAGCTAACTTAAGAACGGTGATACGAAAGCCGACCGGGATCAAGATTGATACGTACATTGAAAAATATGGTTCTATCTATTATACGTATGACTTTGGCGATGATTGGCAGTTTTTGATAACGCTAGAGGAAGTTACAGAAGATTATCCGTATGGCTATCCAACATTGCTTGATGGAGCGGAAAATGCACCACCAGAAGATGTTGGCGGCCTCCCCGGCTATTATGAATTCCTCAACATTTATCACAATGATAATCATCCAGAGCATAAAGAAATCAGAGCCTGGGCAGATGATCAAAATTACAGAGATTATGACAAAGATTTTATTAATCGTATGCTTAAATTCAGCAAGTATAAGAAAAATGAAAAGTGA
- a CDS encoding helix-turn-helix domain-containing protein has product MLNNKKPTRMEGHFIDFSLIGNRVRQARLNKQLTQQELSERCGFTKSLLSKIENGRISVAIASLSKIADNLELPISWFIEQHEEEDLVIVPADKRDVVSERDDMGYSFETLANFSRFSPIEPTIITIDPSLKRVEPYHHKENEFIYILEGKVRLSYDNSIHLMHKNDSAYFKGEKPHIFLPANNDRARVLTIFIRQA; this is encoded by the coding sequence ATGTTGAATAATAAGAAACCAACTAGAATGGAGGGGCATTTCATAGACTTTTCATTAATTGGAAATCGGGTGCGTCAGGCACGTTTAAACAAACAGTTGACACAGCAGGAATTATCGGAGCGGTGCGGATTTACCAAAAGCCTCTTATCAAAAATTGAGAATGGGCGCATCTCTGTAGCGATTGCCAGTCTGTCGAAAATTGCAGATAATCTGGAACTGCCAATTTCCTGGTTTATCGAGCAGCATGAGGAGGAAGACTTGGTTATCGTTCCGGCTGATAAAAGGGATGTCGTAAGCGAGCGTGATGATATGGGGTACTCCTTTGAAACGCTGGCTAACTTTTCCCGGTTTAGTCCAATAGAACCGACCATCATTACAATCGATCCCAGCCTAAAAAGGGTTGAACCATACCATCACAAAGAAAATGAATTTATTTATATTTTGGAAGGAAAAGTCAGGTTAAGCTATGATAATTCTATTCATCTTATGCACAAGAATGACAGCGCTTACTTCAAGGGGGAGAAACCTCATATTTTTCTTCCTGCAAACAATGACCGCGCAAGAGTATTAACTATTTTTATAAGGCAAGCATGA
- a CDS encoding hydroxymethylglutaryl-CoA reductase, degradative gives MTGTRIPGFYNLSPEERLDLIAETANLTEDEKKVLMGLSPLSITRANRMVENVIGFIPIPLGVAANFKVNNKETFVPMATEEPSVIAAASHAAKLAYETGGFFATTTGSIMRGQIQLTNIQNPYGEMARLYENKGRILELCNEQDPTLVSLGGGAKDIEVHIIEEGESPMIVLHLLVDTRDAMGANAVNTMAEAVAPLIESITHGRVNLRIISNLADKRLVRVRGEFKRETIGGAKVVNDIIEAYKLADVDPYRATTHNKGIMNGISAVVLATGNDTRAIEAGAHAYAARSGRYRSLTHWEKNHEGDLVGTMEIPMAVGIVGGGTKSNPVANLALKVLGVKTAEELAGIIAATGLAQNFGGLKALATEGIQKGHMALHARSLALMAGADESNIDAIVERAVQDQDVRYDHILAIINSEEGRG, from the coding sequence ATGACAGGTACACGAATCCCGGGTTTTTATAACCTTTCACCAGAAGAACGTTTGGATTTAATAGCAGAAACAGCAAATTTAACTGAGGATGAAAAAAAGGTGTTAATGGGCTTATCGCCATTATCGATTACCAGGGCAAATAGAATGGTTGAAAACGTGATTGGTTTTATACCGATCCCGCTAGGAGTGGCGGCAAATTTCAAAGTAAACAATAAAGAAACCTTTGTCCCAATGGCTACTGAGGAGCCTTCCGTTATTGCAGCAGCAAGTCATGCCGCCAAACTGGCATATGAGACGGGTGGTTTTTTTGCCACTACAACTGGATCCATTATGCGCGGGCAAATCCAGCTGACGAATATCCAAAATCCATATGGTGAGATGGCCCGCCTCTATGAAAACAAGGGACGGATTCTGGAACTTTGCAATGAGCAGGACCCGACACTTGTTTCGCTGGGCGGCGGTGCGAAGGATATCGAGGTTCATATCATTGAGGAAGGCGAAAGTCCGATGATTGTTTTACACCTGCTGGTCGATACCAGGGATGCGATGGGAGCTAATGCTGTCAATACGATGGCGGAAGCAGTGGCTCCATTGATCGAATCCATCACCCATGGCAGGGTTAACCTTAGGATTATTTCAAATCTTGCCGATAAACGGCTGGTCAGGGTGCGCGGGGAGTTTAAGCGGGAAACAATTGGCGGGGCTAAGGTAGTCAATGATATTATAGAAGCATATAAACTGGCTGATGTTGATCCTTACCGGGCTACAACACATAATAAAGGAATTATGAACGGGATTTCCGCCGTTGTTCTTGCTACAGGTAATGATACACGGGCGATTGAGGCTGGAGCACATGCATATGCCGCAAGATCAGGGCGTTACCGCTCACTGACACATTGGGAGAAAAATCATGAAGGGGATTTAGTTGGCACGATGGAAATTCCGATGGCTGTGGGGATTGTTGGCGGTGGCACTAAGTCAAACCCTGTAGCAAATTTAGCCCTTAAAGTTCTTGGTGTGAAAACAGCAGAGGAACTTGCCGGAATAATTGCGGCGACGGGTCTCGCCCAAAATTTTGGAGGATTAAAGGCGTTAGCAACAGAAGGTATCCAAAAAGGGCATATGGCGCTGCATGCCCGAAGTTTAGCGTTAATGGCTGGTGCCGATGAAAGCAATATCGATGCGATTGTTGAGCGTGCAGTCCAGGATCAGGATGTCCGTTATGATCATATTCTTGCTATAATAAACTCAGAAGAGGGGAGAGGGTAA
- a CDS encoding tripartite tricarboxylate transporter permease, whose product MDIYVISILLAVVGGVLFTLIGLISGSDETATMVPFTLLVILLGAPPVAVFSFFMAAVISKHLTHAAPTALMGIPGDTMMVPLLDYTETLRKLGVPHIAVRKMISGGLIGALISFPVSLLFAQFLGQFAEFFKEYTGVIFAVAAVIIAYFSKGKWVSVLLIVPFAMLIQGLNLLSFEVLGKNLAISFFLGIAIGPMFSDILIALSSSARKDVVRKHPQKYNLAPEIKSWSGYFPNPLRILTSPQKWFTSFSSFITSFTFTFSPTGMTALMGELVGSRIKGLYKRSTTTVSVMNGVTESTYIAETIIPLVAFGLPLSPMALGPAAALFNAPPVFSVDHNLHHLMSSWDFFIFGAIGLIVGAIIAYPFVMNYSRKATVFIMKYISQEAIIGMFIAIVCVIAYYEGQVTGILVTFTVAAVGGLFNRILGVGSGVQFMIYYGSAWIMAVLIGL is encoded by the coding sequence ATGGACATTTATGTAATTTCAATCTTGTTGGCAGTTGTTGGCGGTGTCCTGTTTACACTAATCGGATTGATTTCCGGGTCGGATGAAACCGCTACCATGGTTCCATTCACCTTGTTGGTTATTTTACTTGGAGCACCACCTGTTGCTGTATTTTCATTTTTCATGGCAGCAGTTATCTCGAAGCATCTGACCCATGCTGCGCCAACGGCTCTAATGGGGATTCCAGGAGATACCATGATGGTGCCGCTGCTTGACTATACAGAAACACTCAGGAAATTAGGAGTTCCCCATATCGCAGTGCGAAAAATGATATCAGGCGGACTGATTGGCGCATTAATTTCTTTTCCGGTTTCCCTTTTATTTGCGCAATTCCTTGGCCAATTTGCTGAGTTTTTTAAGGAGTATACGGGCGTCATTTTTGCTGTAGCAGCAGTAATTATTGCTTATTTTTCCAAAGGTAAATGGGTAAGTGTATTGCTAATTGTTCCATTTGCTATGCTTATACAGGGTCTGAATCTATTAAGCTTTGAAGTATTGGGAAAAAATTTGGCGATAAGTTTCTTTTTAGGTATTGCAATTGGGCCGATGTTTTCTGATATATTAATAGCTTTATCCTCCAGCGCGAGGAAGGATGTGGTCCGGAAACATCCGCAAAAATATAATCTTGCGCCGGAAATCAAATCGTGGTCTGGCTATTTTCCGAACCCGCTGCGGATTTTAACGAGTCCGCAAAAATGGTTCACTTCCTTTTCATCTTTTATAACATCATTTACTTTTACGTTTAGTCCAACGGGAATGACTGCCCTAATGGGGGAACTTGTCGGTTCACGAATTAAGGGTCTTTATAAACGTTCGACGACAACTGTTTCGGTTATGAATGGTGTTACCGAGTCTACATATATTGCTGAAACGATTATTCCATTAGTTGCCTTTGGGCTCCCATTAAGTCCGATGGCATTAGGTCCAGCTGCCGCATTATTTAATGCACCGCCAGTATTTTCAGTAGACCATAATTTGCACCATCTGATGTCATCATGGGACTTCTTTATTTTTGGGGCTATTGGTCTGATTGTCGGAGCAATAATCGCGTATCCTTTTGTCATGAATTACTCACGCAAGGCTACAGTTTTTATTATGAAATATATTAGTCAGGAAGCTATTATTGGCATGTTTATTGCTATTGTTTGTGTGATTGCCTATTATGAGGGACAGGTTACCGGGATACTTGTAACCTTTACCGTTGCGGCTGTCGGGGGATTGTTTAACCGGATTCTTGGTGTTGGTTCGGGCGTGCAATTTATGATTTATTATGGTTCCGCCTGGATCATGGCTGTATTGATCGGACTTTAA
- a CDS encoding YitT family protein, whose translation MNRTTKDIILIIIGSLIFAIGINYFAIPNRLSEGGVIGVTIVTYYLFDWSPGLVNFVVNTLLLAIGYKFFSKRIIWYTVISILFTSLFLFVTDHIGQEINGDTLLAALFAGLTVGLGLGLIFRTGGTSGGSAILARLSNQLLGWSIGKGMLIIDIIVIAGSSFIIGQEKAMYTLISVYVGAKVIDIIVEGANERTAVMIISEHPDAVLEQVINKMERGLTILEGRGGYTKENREVLYLVINKQEIVQLRKIIEDIDPIAYVTVHNVQEIFRKGYKGA comes from the coding sequence ATGAATAGAACTACGAAGGACATTATTCTTATTATTATTGGGTCACTAATATTTGCAATCGGCATTAATTATTTTGCCATCCCGAACCGCTTATCTGAGGGTGGTGTGATCGGGGTTACTATCGTTACGTATTATTTATTTGACTGGTCGCCGGGGCTTGTTAACTTTGTAGTGAACACGTTATTATTGGCAATTGGCTACAAGTTTTTCAGTAAACGAATCATTTGGTATACGGTCATTTCCATCCTGTTTACCTCTCTTTTCCTATTTGTAACAGATCATATCGGACAAGAGATTAATGGCGATACATTGCTTGCTGCCTTATTCGCCGGTTTGACGGTTGGACTTGGACTCGGTCTGATATTCCGCACCGGCGGGACTTCAGGTGGTTCGGCTATCCTTGCGCGGCTGTCCAATCAACTTCTTGGCTGGAGTATTGGAAAAGGAATGCTCATCATCGATATCATCGTAATTGCAGGGTCCTCTTTTATCATTGGTCAGGAAAAAGCTATGTACACGCTGATCTCCGTATATGTCGGGGCTAAGGTCATTGATATCATTGTGGAAGGCGCCAATGAACGTACGGCGGTGATGATTATTTCTGAACACCCGGACGCAGTGCTAGAACAGGTAATCAATAAAATGGAGCGCGGTTTGACTATTTTAGAAGGCCGGGGCGGCTATACGAAAGAAAATCGAGAAGTTCTTTATCTAGTTATCAATAAACAGGAAATTGTCCAGCTTCGAAAGATCATCGAGGATATCGATCCGATCGCCTATGTGACGGTGCACAATGTACAGGAGATATTCAGAAAAGGGTATAAAGGAGCTTGA
- a CDS encoding class II histone deacetylase, producing MQKITGFICDESYFWHQTGNGALMLNAGGWIQEDAYAENPETKRRIKNLLDRSKFIKELEQLEPRYATRADIEKNHAPDYIERVKALSEGGGGDAGEHANVGPASYEIALLSAGGALTAVDAVMKEQVRNAYALTRPPGHHAKQTGGMGFCLFNNIAIAAKYAREIYGLKRILILDWDVHHGNGTESAFYADPDVLFISVHQENIFPKHRGAITYTGEGDGLGYNVNIELPAGTGNEGYDYTVEQVIEPIVNQFQPELILVSAGQDPSRFDPLGRMLVTAEGFYNMAAKVKALAEKHCNGKLVACHEGGYSTSYVPFCTLKVLEAFSGKRSQVEDPFDLGYHEGPVYQNQIEAIDKVKEIQRKYWNL from the coding sequence ATGCAAAAGATAACCGGGTTCATCTGTGATGAAAGCTACTTTTGGCATCAAACAGGAAATGGCGCGCTAATGTTGAATGCGGGTGGTTGGATACAGGAAGATGCGTATGCGGAAAATCCAGAAACAAAACGGCGGATAAAGAATTTACTGGATCGTTCCAAATTTATTAAAGAGCTGGAACAGTTAGAGCCGAGGTATGCCACTCGTGCAGATATCGAGAAAAACCATGCACCCGATTACATTGAAAGGGTTAAAGCGTTAAGCGAAGGTGGCGGCGGAGATGCTGGTGAACACGCTAATGTTGGACCTGCTTCCTATGAAATTGCATTACTATCTGCCGGCGGGGCTTTAACTGCAGTGGACGCAGTAATGAAGGAGCAAGTCCGCAATGCTTATGCCCTCACCCGTCCCCCTGGCCATCATGCCAAACAAACTGGAGGAATGGGATTTTGTCTATTTAACAATATTGCGATTGCGGCAAAATATGCCCGTGAAATATATGGGCTAAAGCGTATATTGATTCTGGATTGGGATGTACACCACGGAAATGGAACGGAAAGTGCTTTTTATGCTGACCCCGATGTTTTATTTATTTCTGTGCATCAGGAAAATATTTTCCCGAAACACCGCGGCGCTATTACATATACCGGTGAAGGAGATGGATTGGGTTATAATGTTAACATCGAATTACCCGCCGGAACAGGAAACGAAGGATATGACTATACGGTTGAACAAGTAATCGAACCTATTGTTAATCAGTTTCAGCCAGAGCTGATTTTGGTCTCCGCTGGTCAGGATCCAAGCCGGTTTGACCCGCTCGGACGGATGCTTGTTACGGCCGAAGGTTTTTATAACATGGCTGCAAAGGTAAAGGCGCTAGCGGAAAAACATTGTAATGGAAAATTAGTTGCTTGCCATGAAGGCGGCTATAGCACTTCATATGTCCCGTTTTGCACACTGAAAGTTTTGGAAGCCTTTAGTGGGAAACGCAGTCAGGTTGAGGACCCATTTGACCTCGGATATCATGAAGGACCAGTCTATCAAAATCAAATAGAGGCCATTGATAAAGTAAAAGAGATTCAAAGAAAATACTGGAATTTGTAG
- a CDS encoding ornithine cyclodeaminase family protein, whose product MLVISEEAIKQNYFMDDAISDLKKGLHSKKGGLIDSPERTVIDIPAYQASSLYMPSADLSQDIASVKAVTIFPDNPAKGKPTTQGVLMLTDATTGEHLCLMNASYLTRLRTGALSGIGTDKLARRNSKVLGVIGTGAMAFEQVLGVLAVRDMETIILFNRTKEKAKSFKEKLNNIGVGMEVYVEENVDEVVTESDIICCSTRSDVPVFKGADLKSGTHINGIGSYLATMREVDLTTIQKASKIVVDDLAGVKEEAGELIHADENSDWSFSKLYGELSELNMSDKKIRESDEEITFFKSVGAAYFDLVVAKGVYMKALEKGFGNRIEI is encoded by the coding sequence ATGCTGGTTATTTCAGAGGAAGCTATTAAACAGAACTATTTTATGGATGACGCAATCTCCGACCTGAAAAAGGGACTACATTCGAAAAAGGGAGGGCTGATTGATAGTCCTGAACGAACTGTTATCGACATTCCTGCGTATCAAGCATCGTCCTTGTATATGCCCAGTGCCGATTTATCACAAGACATCGCCTCCGTGAAGGCCGTCACGATTTTTCCAGACAACCCTGCCAAGGGCAAACCAACTACACAGGGAGTACTGATGCTTACTGATGCCACAACCGGTGAGCATTTATGCTTGATGAATGCCTCTTATTTAACCCGGTTAAGAACAGGAGCATTAAGCGGGATCGGAACCGACAAACTAGCACGAAGAAATTCCAAGGTTTTAGGAGTGATTGGGACTGGAGCAATGGCATTTGAACAGGTCCTTGGGGTTTTAGCGGTCCGTGATATGGAAACGATTATTTTATTTAACCGAACAAAGGAAAAGGCGAAATCTTTTAAGGAAAAGCTGAACAATATTGGAGTTGGCATGGAAGTATATGTAGAGGAAAATGTTGATGAAGTTGTTACTGAATCTGATATTATTTGCTGCAGCACCCGATCGGATGTGCCTGTATTTAAAGGTGCTGATCTTAAAAGCGGAACGCATATTAATGGTATTGGATCGTATTTGGCCACGATGCGCGAAGTTGATTTGACTACTATCCAAAAGGCTTCGAAAATCGTGGTGGATGATTTAGCGGGTGTAAAAGAAGAAGCCGGTGAACTAATTCATGCTGATGAGAATAGTGATTGGAGTTTTTCAAAATTATACGGGGAACTTAGTGAATTGAATATGAGTGACAAAAAAATTCGAGAATCCGATGAGGAAATTACGTTTTTCAAATCTGTTGGTGCAGCATATTTTGATCTAGTTGTGGCCAAAGGGGTCTATATGAAGGCACTGGAAAAGGGATTTGGAAATAGAATAGAAATTTAA